The Arachis ipaensis cultivar K30076 chromosome B10, Araip1.1, whole genome shotgun sequence DNA window TTATCCTAAAGTATCACAAGGCACAGGTTCCCCCTTTTCTAATCCTCCCCCAAATCTCCCTTTTAATCttttaagagaaaaaggaagCTTAAAATCTGTAGTTTTCTTCCTATATTTCTTTATAGGCCATTGGGACCAACAAAATCAACTGAAGATATTTTGGGAAGTACCTCAACAGACTAAACAAATAGTCAAATAGGAATTAATTAGTAAAAGTATCCTTAATCTAGTAAGACAAAATAATGTACCACATCAGGTATGTCAAGTCCACGAGCAGCAACATCAGTACAAAGCAATATCCCCTTTTCtgctttgcagaaattaaagaatgTAGTTGTTCGGGCATGCTGCTTTTGTTTTCCATGAATATTTAAGCAATCCAATCCAGCACACTTGAGAAGATCTGCATGGAATTTGACAGAGTTGCATGAAGAGAAAAAGACCATCACTTTTTTCGATTGATGCCTCCTCAAGAATGAATATAGAACAACAAAACGCTTAGCACATGGAACAACAACATAGCCTTGCTGCAATCCTTCATTTGTGACCTAATTCGATGAAGATCTTGTCAATGTTGTGTTAACGCCAAAAAAAGCTTTACAAAGGGTATCACCAAAGTGTCCACCAAAAAGTTCATGGAAAAAGTGAAAATTCAACACCTTTTTTCTCCCATCATCTACATCAATATTGGAAGGAGTTGTCTGAAATGACATACGGGCAAGATCCTTAACCTGTAATTTTAACAGGGAGAGAATCAGAATCATGGATATTCCCCTTTTCCAGAGTTCTAGCTTCCAAATATGCCTTGTGTTATTAATTATTAACTTACNNNNNNNNNNNNNNNNNNNNNNNNNNNNNNNNNNNNNNNNNNNNNNNNNNNNNNNNNNNNNNNNNNNNNNNNNNNNNNNNNNNNNNNNNNNNNNNNNNNNNNNNNNNNNNNNNNNNNNNNNNNNNNNNNNNNNNNNNNNNNNNNNNNNNNNNNNNNNNNNNNNNNNNNNNNNNNNNNNNNNNNNNNNNNNNNNNNNNNNNNNNNNNNNNNNNNNNNNNNNNNNNNNNNNNNNNNNNNNNNNNNNNNNNNNNNNNNNNNNNNNNNNNNNNNNNNNNNNNNNNNNNNNNNNNNNNNNNNNNNNNNNNNNNNNNNNNNNNNNNNNNNNNNNNNNNNNNNNNNNNNNNNNNNNNNNNNNNNNNNNNNNNNNNNNNNNNNNNNNNNNNNNNNNNNNNNNNNNNNNNNNNNNNNNNNNNNNNNNNNNNNNNNNNNNNNNNNNNNNNNNNNNNNNNNNNNNNNNNNNNNNNNNNNNNNNNNNNNNNNNNNNNNNNNNNNNNNNNNNNNNNNNNNNNNNNNNNNNNNNNNNNNNNNNNNNNNNNNNNNNNNNNNNNNNNNNNNNNNNNNNNNNNNNNNNNNNNNNNNNNNNNNNNNNNNNNNNNNNNNNNNNNNNNNNNNNNNNNNNNNNNNNNNNNNNNNNNNNNNNNNNNNNNNNNNNNNNNNNNNNNNNNNNNNNNNNNNNNNNNNNNNNNNNNNNNNNNNNNNNNNNNNNNNNNNNNNNNNNNNNNNNNNNNNNNNNNNNNNNNNNNNNNNNNNNNNNNNNNNNNNNNNNNNNNNNNNNNNNNNNNNNNNNNNNNNNNNNNNNNNNNNNNNNNNNNNNNNNNNNNNNNNNNNNNNNNNNNNNNNNNNNNNNNNNNNNNNNNNNNNNNNNNNNNNNNNNNNNNNNNNNNNNNNNNNNNNNNNNNNNNNNNNNNNNNNNNNNNNNNNNNNNNNNNNNNNNNNNNNNNNNNNNNNNNNNNNNNNNNNNNNNNNNNNNNNNNNNNNNNNNNNNNNNNNNNNNNNNNNNNNNNNNNNNNNNNNNNNNNNNNNNNNNNNNNNNNNNNNNNNNNNNNNNNNNNNNNNNNNNNNNNNNNNNNNNNNNNNNNNNNNNNNNNNNNNNNNNNNNNNNNNNNNNNNNNNNNNNNNNNNNNNNNNNNNNNNNNNNNNNNNNNNNNNNNNNNNNNNNNNNNNNNNNNNNNNNNNNNNNNNNNNNNNNNNNNNNNNNNNNNNNNNNNNNNNNNNNNNNNNNNNNNNNNNNNNNNNNNNNNNNNNNNNNNNNNNNNNNNNNNNNNNNNNNNNNNNNNNNNNNNNNNNNNNNNNNNNNNNNNNNNNNNNNNNNNNNNNNNNNNNNNNNNNNNNNNNNNNNNNNNNNNNNNNNNNNNNNNNNNNNNNNNNNNNNNNNNNNNNNNNNNNNNNNNNNNNNNNNNNNNNNNNNNNNNNNNNNNNNNNNNNNNNNNNNNNNNNNNNNNNNNNNNNNNNNNNNNNNNNNNNNNNNNNNNNNNNNNNNNNNNNNNNNNNNNNNNNNNNNNNNNNNNNNNNNNNNNNNNNNNNNNNNNNNNNNNNNNNNNNNNNNNNNNNNNNNNNNNNNNNNNNNNNNNNNNNNNNNNNNNNNNNNNNNNNNNNNNNNNNNNNNNNNNNNNNNNNNNNNNNNNNNNNNNNNNNNNNNNNNNNNNNNNNNNNNNNNNNNNNNNNNNNNNNNNNNNNNNNNNNNNNNNNNNNNNNNNNNNNNNNNNNNNNNNNNNNNNNNNNNNNNNNNNNNNNNNNNNNNNNNNNNNNNNNNNGGAAGAAGCAAGAAGCATGATGAGTAATGGAGAACCAACCTTCTTTGTTTGCGTAGCTGAAAACAAAGCTGTTTGCCTAGTCTGTTAAACAAGAAGAAGATTAATCAACCACAGTCATAGACAATAGGTAAAAACCATATGTAAACTTAAtagtattataaaaaaaaaaaactgagaaaaagaaaaagtttgaGAGAAGGCATTGTTACGGAGGAAGAAGCATGATGAGTAATGGAGAACCAACCTTCTTTGTTTGCGTAGCTGAAAACAAAGCTGTTTGCCTAGTCTGTTAAACAAGAAGAAGATTAATCAACCACAGTCATAGACAATAGGTAAAAACCATAAACTACATGTAAACTTATAGCTAAAATAATAAACATCAGGAGAAAAGGGGGAATCAGCTGAAGATATGGCAATCACATATTACTTCTCAGCCAATAAAGCTTGGTCCCAAACCTAAAACATCTTAGCTACAAGACCACTCATGTTACGGTCAAATTATTAACTTaccagaagaaagaaaatgaaagcttTTGGGACTAAAAAATCTTGCAAATATGTAAATGTAAGCAGCTAGCAGTATGGAGGTTCAATCTATGAAGATGCTCTCCATCCCTATCTCTCTTTACCAATCCCTCACCCTGTCTCCCTTGCCATGTTAGATGGCTTCTTACGGACTTCCTAATTAGGTTGGTCATGGAAACTACCCcaataaaagaacaaaaaataCTACAAATTGATGATGGAAAAGCAACACCAGCATTTTCAGAATGTTATAGGTTTAGCAGTAAATTGAACTCACTAGGCAGTATAAAATGAAAGAAACTGTAAATTGTGCAATTTCATGAATATACTTTCATAACCCTGTTAAATTGGATGGGGAATGAATACCTTTGGAAGTATATTAATGATCTGCTTCATTTCCTCCTCAAAGTTTGCTTCTAATATCCTGTCAGCTTCATCAATAATGAGGCACTGCCAAATCATGCAAGTGCTCAGAATAAGCAGATTAACATAATATAGAAttcccaaaaaaaatttataaaaagtaaaattCCAGATATGAGCCAGTTAAAAGCAATGAAATCAAGAATATCCAAAATGGAAAATGGAGAGCTTTGCTCTTTGTTTATCCCATTGTTTGGTTTTGAGGATATACTGTCGTATAATCTCTATGTATACATTTTACTTGTTAATATTATGTTTTGTTTTATCAcaagaaaagaaggaaagaaagaaatccTTGAAGTTGATGAATGATTGCAAGGCCAGCAGGCTCGCTTATGATCTGCTGAAAGAGTACATCAGGAATCCCTCACATTCATGAAGCAGATTGTCAAAAAGGGCTAGTAAAGAAATTAGTGCTGCCTTAAAGGAAAAAAAGTGTGCTTCCCTTCCTATTTCCTATTTGCGTTCTTGATCTGTTTCCTCATCACCAACAAATAAACCTAGAATGCATAATGGGCAGGCAGCAACACTAGGGGCATGAGAATAATATCAGACATTGACATGCAGAACAATGACAAAGCTTTGTGCTATATTGAaaaccatttaaaaaaaaatcatttacgGACAGGGATTCAAGGAACTTCATAACTGTTTCCTCAAAAATCTTCTTCAGCATTCATCTCCCACTTTTAATTCCACCATCTTCCATTTCATCCCACATTTCTCACTTAATCCTACATCATCTACTTTTGAAGTTTTCAACTTTTCATAGATACAAAAGACCCAAGGCAGGATTTCTCATAAAACTTGCACAGCAAGGACATCAACTAAATGAATGTTCCATAATAGCATGATTAACATCACTTATTTATTGGTATAAAAAACCAAATGCTGCATATCATAACAAGTAAAAAcagaagtcaccaaaaaaaaataacaagtaAAAACAGAGAAACAGCTCTACGGAAGATCAACAATTTACCTTCAAATTTTTGTATATGAATCCCTTTGTATTTTGAAGGTGATCAAGTAGGCGACCAGGTGTGGCCACCAACAGATTTACCCCAGAAATAATGCGATCAGCTTCTCGTTTTCTACCTGATCCCCCAATAACTAATCCAAGAGTTTGTGAATGATACTTGAGCAATTCCTTTGCCACCGCATGtgtctccaaaaaaaaaaaggcaactTGTTTTAGGAAAATAACCCTTTAATTCCAAAACAAGATAATCAGTGCTAGCAGCAACACTTTTATACCTGAATTGCAAGCTCTCTAGTTGGACATATGACAATAACGGCGGTTCCATTGCGAGGTTTAAACTCGGCATTGTACAACAATTCCACAGCCGGGATTAAAAATGCAAGGGTTTTCCCAGAACCAGTCCTCGCGGCACCAAGAACATCTTTCCCTTTCAAAAGCTCAGGAATAGCTCTCGCTTGAATCTGCATTTTACACATTGCAATCCATTCAATGATTCAAGTCACGCACCAATATTAACAACACTAAGCCTTGCAATCCATTCATTGCGTATATATGTAACTGAGACATTCAATTTATAGCATGATATTCAAGGCAATCAAACTCAAGAGTTCACCGAAACTTTAATAGAAAAAGCTCAGCTCAGAACCTAAAATTATAAGATCATAAACTCAGTAGAACTGTACGATAACTTtgatttcttatcttatcttatatattcatcaccatcatcatcattattgttattatatgtACCTGAGTCATTCGATTGAAACCCATGTCCATAATAGCCTTGGAAGTGGGATCAGAGAGTTCAAGAGAATCGAATGGAACGGAACTCATGATTCCAGATTCAACGCCAGGTATCacatttttctcttctcttttttcttct harbors:
- the LOC107623179 gene encoding DEAD-box ATP-dependent RNA helicase 27 isoform X1 yields the protein MTEPELNHAEDQSNNNKKLRKRKRPRKAQQEARNSADDEDQEQEQHNDANNTDEVEEEEKREEKNVIPGVESGIMSSVPFDSLELSDPTSKAIMDMGFNRMTQIQARAIPELLKGKDVLGAARTGSGKTLAFLIPAVELLYNAEFKPRNGTAVIVICPTRELAIQTHAVAKELLKYHSQTLGLVIGGSGRKREADRIISGVNLLVATPGRLLDHLQNTKGFIYKNLKCLIIDEADRILEANFEEEMKQIINILPKTRQTALFSATQTKKVKDLARMSFQTTPSNIDVDDGRKKVTNEGLQQGYVVVPCAKRFVVLYSFLRRHQSKKVMVFFSSCNSVKFHADLLKCAGLDCLNIHGKQKQHARTTTFFNFCKAEKGILLCTDVAARGLDIPDVDWIVQYDPPDEPKEYIHRVGRTARGEGAKGNALLFLIEEELQFLRYLKAAKIPMKEYVFEHKKLANIQSQLEKLVAGIYHLNVMAKDAYRSFILAYNAHTMKDIFNVHRLDLQAVAASFCFSNPPKVNLNLDSSASKHRRKIRKVEGRLSDGKTK